The Arachis ipaensis cultivar K30076 chromosome B07, Araip1.1, whole genome shotgun sequence genomic interval gtaacattttaacaaatgttaaatataccctatgttactaaagagttttactaatttagtaaaaatgttacaatagatattttttgtaacacttaaaaaaatgttaccatagataatttttgtgacacttagaaaaatgttacaatagatattttttgtaacacttagaaaaatgttacaatagatattttttgtaacacttaaaaaatgttacacTAAATATTTTATGTAACACTTAAAAATGTCACAATAAGTCTTTCTATAAcactttaaaaaatattacaatagataTTCTATAGAAATACTCTAATAAATGTTACAAAAGATTTTCTTTGCTAACaacaaaaaatattacaatagatcTTTAGTAACATTTTAAATGCACAAAATATTgaattaaaatctttttcttcaaTTACATGTTCTACACCCACTTTACAAATTAAATTCAAGATATTTAAACATTAAAATTGGTCTAATAAGTCAATTTTCTTATTTCTTCAATATGCTTATATGATTAAATACACAATATACTACACATAACACATTCTAAAGCCTAGCTGCCTAAGCACTCAATTAATATAACTCATATCAGAAAAGTAAGCCATTACATAGAAAAAGTTTCGGTAGTTCATTGTTACTGCTCTATAGACAAACTCAAGACAATGCTTCAACCACCCCGAGAATTTGGACCTCAGCTTCCACCAAGCAACTATCCTTCACCAGAAAATCCTGGTATTGACTGGTGAAGTAACTGAGTGGAATCAATCTTGATCCaccacgttcatggtttgaggaactAAACCAGTAATTAGCTACAAGTAGAGAAAAGGAGAACTTAGGTTATTGGATTGAATTAAATGTTTTTGTATGTCAAATATTAATTAAACTATCAATTTGTGTCCCTGGCATCAGGGAAATTTCATACAATTTTAAAGATGAACTAAACTCTACCTTTTCCAAAGTGATGCTTGGCTTGCTTTTGGTCAAGTATACGTAATATTATCTGTGCATATATTTTTGAAACGGGAGAAAGTGTTGATGGGTTAGATAAGGCTAAATATAAAGAAAAATGACTGCCAAATCCAGGGCCGTTTCCTTTGGGATATAGTTTTATCTTCCTGCAAGAAAAACCATTATGACCAATGTAAGTAAATTGCAAAGCAAAATTTCAGATACACTTTGGAAGCATATATTAGCAATAAAGCAAGGTGATTGTTGTACTACTCAGTTTCCAGCATTGAATGTTTTAGAGTCATAGCATTCTAAGTCCAATTTTGAAAAGTTGTTAATCTCCCAAACATGCTTGTAGGTCAacatcataaataaaagaaattcagCAACATAATCTTCATATccataaatatttattttggaATCACCATCCAATAAAAGTTTGACAACTTCACAaagtactttcttttcaaaagaTTATTTTGTGCCAGGAGATTTACACTCAGTACACAGAGCCAATAAAAAGGGAAATTTTCACATGCAAACCAACCAGAATATAGAAAATTGATATCGATGTGATAGATAATAATTAATAACCTGAAATTCATGGAATTGACCCCTTAAAGCGCAAAATGAGGCTGGATTTTCCGGCACCCATATCCCCCAGCAGAACCTGAAAGAAAAAAACTGTTACAAGATTCTCACAATTcaacaaaataattattaataaaggGGATTGAGAGTATGAAATTACCTAGAAGGAAGAAAATCATATGATTGATATATCTTTATGACTAAAATCAAGATTATCTTGAGACTCTTCTCCCATTGGTTGATTATCTAAGATGCATGTATCAATTGTTGTTCCAGGTATATCATCCCTAATCCAATTAACATCATCTTCAACACTTGTAGATTGATAAAGCATAAAACTTGTTATTTGAGGACCATCCTTGAACTTTTTCATGTCATCATTATCTAAGTCACTGTATATATGAAACAAATCCCTTGGAATGGTGTTGGTAACAACATGCCAAGTATCACTTGGATCTTCTGTGTAATAAACTTGTCTCACTTGAGTTGCAAACACGAATGGATCATTTTCATAAATTGGCTTTCTAAAATTTATAAGTATTAACCCAAAGTTGTATTTTTTTACTTTGAAATCAATCGCACTTAAATAGCACATATTTAGAATTCCCATGATAATCTAACTCAAGTATAGCTTTTAAAACTCCATAATAAGTGACATTTTTCACTTCTGGATCCTTGTCTTTCTCATTTCTAAACTTGACAGTGGATGAAATAACCATAACTCcaatattttgtgtttttctctcacaATCTTCAGTTATAAACTTATAACCATTTATCATATAAGCAGAAAATCTTCTTGCAGCAACATTTGGCCCTCTAGACAACCACTTCAACTCTTTACTAACAAATGAATTCCTAGCAAAATCTTCAAACCATTCAGTAAAGGTAAGACAATGGTCTTTTGTCTTATCCCATTTATCTCCAAGGCTAGTATGAGCATCACTAAAAACAATCTCCTCGTGTTGTCTACATAAATGTGAAAAGTATCAAATTTAAGTatgataatattaaaaaataaagagGCATATATGATTAATTACTTGATATATGGAGCGATGATAATACAATTGAACAATACATAACGATGAGATTGCTCCCACATAAGAGGATCCAGACTTATCATCACCCCATTTCGTATTGGACCGTCAAGATTCTTTGTTGGATTATTGAATTTTGTTTGGACATCGTCATTCAAGTATCTTGAACAAAATGTCAAACATTCGTCTGCTAAATACCCTTCTGCAATAGATCCCTCAGGACAACTTTTATTACAGACGTAATTCTTCAATTTGAGTAAGAACCTATAGATATTAGTAATAAAGTTTTAGAAGGATAAATATCACCAAATAAAGAGTATAGGAATTGATATCGGTTTCAAAATAAATCACCTCTCAATTGGGTACATCCAACGGTATTGGACAGGTCTACCAAGTCTTGCTTCATATGCTAGATGCATAGACAAATGGATCATTAGCACAAAGAATGATGGTGGAAATATTCTTTATAATTCACAAAGAATTTGTGCAATTTCGATATCTAATTGTTCAAAAACATCAATTCTGATAACTTTAGAGCATAAAGTCTTGAAGTATGAACTAAACTTGAGTAGAACTCTCACAACTTCTTTTGGTAAGGCTCTTCGAATTACTATTTTAAGCAAGTCTTGCATCAAAATATGGTAGTCGTGACTCTTAAGACCAAAAAGTTTGTGGTGTTCCAGTTGAACACACCTAGAAATATTGGAGCCATACCCTTTAGGAAGCTTCACATTTTTCAAAACACAACAAAAGACACTTTTTTCCTTTGAAGACATTGTGAAACGTGTTGGTGGCAAAAATATCTTATTTAGTCCTATATTTTTTGGATGAAGTTCATGTCGTATCTCCATATCTACCAAGTCAAGCCTTGCTTTGAGATGATCTTTTGATTTTCCTTCTAAATTCAATAATGTTCCAACAATATTTTCACAAATATTCTTTTCAATGTGCATTACATCCAAGTTGTGACGAAGCAAATTAGTACTCCAATATGGTAACTCAAAAAATATGCTTTTCTTAGTCCAGAGATCATCATCATTTCTTCTCCTCTTTATAGTCTTCCCAAACGAATTCTCCCTATTgcctaatttttctaatatatcaGGCCCTAATAGTGGCACAGGAACTGTTCTTAGCTCTGTCATACCGTCAAAACTCTTCTTGTCCTTTCGCCACTGATGCTTTGATGCTAAAAATTCTCGATGTCCCATGTAACACATTTTTTTACTATGTTTCAAGAATCTAGAGCATGTGTCATAATTACAAATAGGACATGCCAATTTTCTACTTGTATGCCAACCAGATAACATAGAGTAACTAGGCAAATCGCTTATAGTCCAAAGTAAGGCAGCATGTACACGAAATAACTTCCCACTAGAAGCATCATATGTCTCAAAGTCATTCTCCCATAACTCCTTTAACTCATCGATTAAAGGTTGTAAATATATGTCAATATTTCTATTAGGAGAAGAAGGACTGGGAATAAGCAAAGACAACATCATAGAATGTTGTTTCATGCAATCCCATGGAAGCAAGTTATATATCGTCAGAACCATTGGCCAAATACTGTATCTAATACTCATTGTTTTATATGAGTTAAAACCATCACTTGCTAAACCCATCCTCACATTTCGAGGCTCCAATGCAAAATATGAATGTAACGAATCAAAAGTTTTTCAAGCTGGTGAGTCTGCCGAATGCCTTAGTTTTCCATCATTTTTACGACCTTTATTGTGCCACGTCATCAAATCGGcggttttcgaaaatatatataGTTTCTTGATCCTCGGTTTCAAAGGGAAATACCTCAAAATCTTTGCGGAATTGGTCGAGAAGTTACCTTGCAAGAAAATTTTCTTTTAGCACTTTGGACCTTTTTCATTTTATACTTAGAAACACCACACTTTGGACAAGTAGTGTATTCCTTAAACTTCTTCCAGTATAAGATATAGTCATTTGGACAAGTGTCAATTTTTTCATAATTGAAATCTAAGTCCTTGATGATGTACTTGCATTCTTCATATGTTGATGGTAGACACAAGCCTTTAGGAAGTAATTCATTGAGTAATTGTAGTAACATATTAAATGATACGTTGCTCCAACCATGAAGGTTCTTTATGTGGAGCAAACAAATAATAGTTGataactttttaaaatctttatagCTCGGATATAATTCTTGATGAGCATCACGGATCAACTTGTAAAACTTCTTAGTTTCTTCATCAGGCTCTTCTTCATTTTCATCCTCATCCAATGCGTAATCAAATTGACTCGTTTCAAATTTCCTCGACATCATGAAGGTCTCTTCCAACAATTTATCCAAGTTATCTTGTATTTCAGATCCATCCTTCTCAGCATATTTTGAAGATCTACATTCTCCGTGAAATATCCACTTATTGTATCCCTTATCAAACCCGTCACAAACTAAATGCTCGTAAACATCCTCTCAATTTTTCCAAGAACAATTATTGCAATTCTTACAAGGGCATAGAATCTAAGTTCCTTCAACTACATTATGAAATGTAAAATCAAGAAACTCATCTAACCCATCTAAGTACTTCTTAGAAGTTCACAGTGTGAGCATCCAACTCTTATCCATGACTAactaatattataaaatttaaaatgtctgcaaaatgagaagaaaaaaaactaaaataaggaGCATTTTACTAAACTATTGTTGCAGAACAAGGCATTATAATTTGCATAACACTATAACAATTATAGAAGGTATGTAAGATAAACTCTCAAGACTAAATATAGGAGAAGTATCTCTCCAAACTTTCTACCAAACAATTAGAAAAAGAGATCAAAGAATTCTTGACAATAATGCATAAAATCAAGTACAACATATAATCTAACACATGCATTCACTTATTAAGATATAGATAAGAAAATCCTACTTGTTTTGAAGCTCAAACAATTGCTGAAATAGGGATTGACGATAGCGGCAACAAGCAAAATTTGGAGAGCAGTCCAACAAAATGTGGTTGTGGTTGAGAATCAACTATTATTGCTAGGTACATTAGATTTTTCTGTAGCCTTGCTTGGTTCCTGAATTATTATAAACCAGAATCATAGGATTGATAAAGATTCTTAATCATGTAGAATACCTAGAGACTAGAAAGTGAGAGAAAGCATTCAAGAAAAACCTAAACAGAATCCAGAACTAATTAACCAATATTGTAGTAAATAAGAGCTTTTAGCTTCAGTTCctcctcatttttttaattattttgaatttacaCAATTAGCAGACTCTCAATTTAGAAAAACCATGATACCCTTGTTTTGAACCAAATGAATTACAACAACCacttaatttgataaaaaaaaataaaatgagcaCACTactatttagaaattaaaaattaacCAAAGAAGATACATCTGCTGTATATTTAAAAGGAGCCCACACACCCATTAAAAAAAACTGCAAacgataaataaaaataaatgagaaTATATAAGTTGCTTGTTGCATGTACACAATTCATATTCTACAAATCATCTATGCATTCATTCAGATAAAATCACAGGAAAGGAAAATTTATATGAACACATCAATCTATAAACCTAGGCATCAGAAAATAAAGACTATAAATGTAAAATATGTTCGGATTTCAGGCCATACCCACTTCGAGTTCTAGTAGTGCACTGCTGGGCCATATATTTGATCCACAATATGATGGATACCTACAGAAAACACAAATCTAAGGAAATGTGTATGATCATAGGATACAGAATTGCCAATGCTTCTATTTTTAACTTGGCATCTATGAGTGTAGCTATAGATAGGCATCAACCTAAACTGAATTACAAGTTATAAGGAAAAAAGAGCTTATTGACTGAGGTATAAATTATCTAAAAGTGAGAATGTCGTATATCTAAACAATGAACTATTCCCTTATATCCCATGAACAAAAGTTACATATGAATCATTATCCATGAACAAAAGAGATATCTAATGAACAAAAGTTACATATGAACAAAAGAgatattaattagaaaaataaaattaaatttattttaaatatttaaaataaaactaagtcaaattaaatatttaaaagttaCATATGAATCATCATCCATGAATAAAAGAGATATCTAATGTTgtgataatttaaattaattaacaagATCTTAGGGATATCTATAACGCTCAATATATATGTTGCAATTTGAGTCAAAGATCCTAAAGATACTAGGCTGatttgttttaacttttaagttaGTATAAATCAGAGTTATcaacaataaaaatatttaaattagatTAGTTCaggtttttgtttttaaaataagaaaattttgcCAATATATACACACTTGATAATTAAAAgttatattttaaaaacaaatttttaaaaaataaaaaatttacccGACCAAATCTTAAGTAaaacttattattattataattgaaGAATTATGAAACGAAATAAGCTTCATACTCCACTTACTTTCACAGCACTCACAATTCCATAGTACGAAAATAACTTATACGACAAAAATGTCTGGAAGAAGCCAAAAGCAAAATTGTATCCCAACGCAAATTTATATCTTCTCAAAGAGAATCCATCGAAGAACTTATATCAAATAGATGAAAGATCTACCAGGCTTCCCAATTTCAAGTTTCTCTTTCCCATGACTCCAAGTAAAATTGTACCTAATAATTCATGGTGGATAGATGAAGAACAAGTCATTTGTTGCTTTAAAAGTTTCATGTACAGAGCAGTGGAGTAGTGCAAAAATATAACAATATATTCGAGGTCATAGAATGAAGCAGAATATGTATGTGAAGTGAAAATTTATTAGTAAGAATTAAGAAGTCTTAACTACTGAGTAACTTACCTACTATGAGGATCCTCAAAGTCCTCTTTCACTTCTTTAGGAAGATTGGCTAATCTGACAAAAGGAGATGAAAATGTTAGCAAACTAACTTGCTTCTAATTACCACCTTTGATGTATTGAATCTATACTAAGGAGACCGTTTTCCGTATGATAGCTATGAACCAACAAAATATCCTTTCAGTTTTGAAGATACAATACAACATACTTTGGATTAAAGGagcaattaaactcatttataccTAAATTCAAAACCTAAAGTTCAAATAAACAACAAAGTTAAATTCAAAACCTAACTATTAAATAACCAATTAAAAACCTAAATTAACTAATAACTATACATAAAATTAAGTATAGATTAATTATCAAGTAAAGATTAAAGAGGATTGAAGGATCAAAAAAATAACTGAACAAGAGAACTGGAACTCACCAAGCCATAGTATGAGCAAAAGATGGAACTGACGAGAAGAGGATGACGCAATGACAGTGCAGGCCACGAGAGGATGAACCAGAGGCAAGAAATTACATATGCATGATTCAGATCTGGATCAAAATCAGTAAGAGATGAGAAATTGAAGAACTGAGAAATTTGTTacttaacttttcttttagaTTGCGAAGTGATTCTTCCGCaagttttttattcttttatgaacaatgtattcggaagtattttaatcgtgctcttgagttcagtgagctttgtcttgggtttgagatattctcttctataaatctcatacttcttcgactcaacttgaatttgtttcaaactaatgcgttgattttcttcttattgatcctattaaatttctttgatctaagggttatctttgaagttgtcaattgatttatttctagcatACTTCATTGTTAAGCATCTTTGTTTACTTGGAATTGGATACATTTTCTCAGATCTATGAGTATTATCCTTGACATTGTCTCTCCTTTCTAGAACATTGTATCCTTCTGGgtagactcgagaattatttTGATGTCATGTGCGATCTGTAGGCGTAGTAAtacgatgcgttagttctttaagacgcgATATCTGTATATAGaaggtgaagcggtaggtgtacGACGTTATGAGCTTGTGGCTGTTAGGCTTATGATCAGCTATGAGGCTATAAAGTGATTGGTGGAGTTGGGAAGTTGAAGTTCTGAAATGGGTACGAGGTCTATGAGCGAACGTTATGTCCGCCGTATAATACTAGCATGCTTTGTAGCCTTTAACAGCTTCGTTTTGTGAAAGCCTACCTTGATTTACACCCTATTTTGTTTCCTCAAGTTTTTGTAAAGTCTTGAGATTATGTGACCTTTTGCATCGAGCCTAGCTGGTATCTTCTGCCTTACACTATGCCTTACCCCTATATTTAAATCTTATGGATATTCGGTAATTGAGCATTTATACATAAATGCTAAGACTTCTTACTTTTCTAAAAGTATTTAAAAGTACTAAGACTATGTACGATCTTATGTATTACCTTAATTTTCAAGgacaaaaatttttgtaaggtgggtagaatgtaagacccagaacttttgaaaagtcttattatgatcaagtctcaaatcatataattatttgagtcttaatttcagaaattattttattaaagataattaaagcaagttttgatttattgaatttggaaTAAGttagattattatccaattttacaattattagattattttctatatttaaactataaagttgatagttatgaaacaataaggattttatatgacttggactaaataattaatattttaaaatattgatactgctgttttggaaaaataaatgatttaattatattatttctaattatttgatttggacattttattaaaaataatttataaaattgatgagcaaatagtattttctatatacaattagtgttggatttaatttgggttttagttattatattatttctaattttatttgaaattatcaaattacccctaaccctaattttcaaaataatgaaaccctaacccagtgaCCCATTACCCGACCTGGTTCCCTTCCACCTACACTCAGCTCCCAAACCCAGCCGCAACACACAGCAGCAATAGTTGCAAAAAGAAAGGAACGAAGAAGGGAAGGGATAGGGGGAGAAGGGGGAAGCAAGGAAGGGAGATCCGAGAGGGGAGGAGGGCGACGCAGCCGTCGAGCCCGTCACCGTGCCGATCGTCTTCCTCGCTGCCAGCGCCGTCGTTGTCACCATCGATGGAGGAAAGAAGGGAGAGCGCTCGCGAGGAGCTGCTGCAGAAGCAACCGCTATGCATCCTCGTGCCGTCGCTGGAGATCTGGCCGTCGTCGCCGATCATCCTTGCGCCGCGTCAGAGACAGAACTGCGAACTGAAGGGAGCGCGACCCATAGCCACAGACGAAGAAGAAAGAACGCGCTCGGGAGGGTGAAGCCACCACTGCCGTGAATGGGGGTCGTTGCCATCGCCCTGTACGGCGCCGCCGGAGGGCCAGAACGCGATGGAGGAGAAGTCTACCTTTGCCACTGCCTTTCATTGCCACCTACCTCCGCCACTGCTGGTCTGCTGTTCTGCGGTGCTTAGCTGAAGCTTCTGCACTGTTGCCGGAGGTCTGTAGTTGCCGGAACACACCGCTGCTGTTGCAGCCGGAGGAGGAGGAAACTTTGCCGCTGTTCTGGTCACCAGGAGCAGTGTCGTGGCCACCGGAACCACCGCCGGGGATGCCGCTAATTGGCTCGGTCACTTCTTCTTAGTCGTGGTAAGGGTCTTGTGATTAGTTTTGGTCCATTTTGAATTCCGAGAATACTATAGTCACTGCATGTTGGTTTCAGTTGTCGTGGTCGGAATTCGTCGCCGCTGTCACTTGAGGTGGCTATCGGGCCGCCGCCGAACTGGCTCGGAGAACGCCGCTGTTTTGATTCAAGCGTTCTTTCTTAGTttcagtaagtatttatgtttcgaAAGCCCTGCATTAGTGTTCTATTCCGTGTAATAAAGTGCTTACGATGTTGATGGTTCTAGGAGTTAGAATCTGATTTGCTTGTGCCGCTTGTAGCTATTTCTGCTTTTGAGAGAGCAAGCAGAGCCAAAGTTTTGATTGCCAATTATTTCGGGTTGAGACAAAAAGAAATTTATGAGGAGTTTGGACTATGGTTttgcattttgaggtaggggcaaattccgaaaactatattttatatattagaaTTATTACATATAGATATTGATGTGAggtaatgtgaaaaatagaatacactttTGGACTCAGCCTGGTTAACtttaattgatttgattttgatAAATGAATTGTTGAAccatttctttaaagctttggaaatgatttTTATCGGCTGATAATGAATTGATTTTGAAACAGTTTCcttgaaatatgaaaatgaggtgactgttggatttagcttgcttttgaactgATTTTTGGATCtggactgttgaaaaggattgtggaacagtttagttgggacccaaaccaggtggcaaagtccaagttttaggggaagtTTTGCCAAAATTCCGGTAGAATCTGggactttattgaaatgttgtctagaaaaattatgagttaaaaACTTCTaccattttatttgaattatcaagaaaaggatgattcatgtttttaaaatgaattattaaagaggaaattgtgatttagtcttgtttcttaagaaaagcattgtatctctttgggaaaaagttatttagatgaaacttatgttttaaagctgtttcaAATGTAAAAAGGGCTAAGTTTTTGGATTTGACtggagggtttcaattagaggagtttcagtgactttgaaagaacttgaacgtctattgacaagtttcattttaaaACGTTTTGGGAAAAGTTTTAAGTACtccttgaattttgaatttttgcaagaGAAACAATTTTTAGCAGTTTGAAgtgctttagaatttatcatggggttgaagctggttttgctTAAGTAAAGGAAACAGCTTTGAAAGGAGTAATTGATTACATGACtcagtttggcttagatcctattttattactcaaatcaggaagccaatgttttaatgattttaagtgaatt includes:
- the LOC110265122 gene encoding uncharacterized protein LOC110265122; translated protein: MIGDDGQISSDGTRMHSGCFCSSSSRALSLLSSIDGDNDGAGSEEDDRHGDGLDGCVALLPSRISLPCFPLLPLSLPFFVPFFLQLLLLCVAAGLANLPKEVKEDFEDPHSRSSKYAEKDGSEIQDNLDKLLEETFMMSRKFETSQFDYALDEDENEEEPDEETKKFYKLIRDAHQELYPSYKDFKKLSTIICLLHIKNLHGWSNVSFNMLLQLLNELLPKGLCLPSTYEECKYIIKDLDFNYEKIDTCPNDYILYWKKFKEYTTCPKCGVSKYKMKKVQSAKRKFSCKPRNVRMGLASDGFNSYKTMSIRYSIWPMVLTIYNLLPWDCMKQHSMMLSLLIPSPSSPNRNIDIYLQPLIDELKELWENDFETYDASSGKLFRVHAALLWTISDLPSYSMLSGWHTSRKLACPICNYDTCSRFLKHSKKMCYMGHREFLASKHQWRKDKKSFDGMTELRTVPVPLLGPDILEKLGNRENSFGKTIKRRRNDDDLWTKKSIFFELPYWSTNLLRHNLDVMHIEKNICENIVGTLLNLEGKSKDHLKARLDLVDMEIRHELHPKNIGLNKIFLPPTRFTMSSKEKSVFCCVLKNVKLPKGYGSNISRCVQLEHHKLFGLKSHDYHILMQDLLKIVIRRALPKEVVRVLLKFSSYFKTLCSKVIRIDVFEQLDIEIAQILSYEARLGRPVQYRWMYPIERFLLKLKNYVCNKSCPEGSIAEGYLADECLTFCSRYLNDDVQTKFNNPTKNLDGPIRNGVMISLDPLMWEQSHRYVLFNCIIIAPYIKQHEEIVFSDAHTSLGDKWDKTKDHCLTFTEWFEDFARNSFVSKELKWLSRGPNVAARRFSAYMINGYKFITEDCERKTQNIGVMVISSTVKFRNEKDKDPEVKNVTYYGVLKAILEKPIYENDPFVFATQVRQVYYTEDPSDTWHVVTNTIPRDLFHIYSDLDNDDMKKFKDGPQITSFMLYQSTSVEDDVNWIRDDIPGTTIDTCILDNQPMGEESQDNLDFSHKDISII